NNNNNNNNNNNNNNNNNNNNNNNNNNNNNNNNNNNNNNNNNNNNNNNNNNNNNNNNNNNTTCTCGCCCACGTGGTGTTGGCCGGAAGTGGAATGGCCATGAACTGGACATCCTCATCACCCTAGTACCCTCGGGCACTTCCCGGTCCGACGACACCTGCAACNNNNNNNNNNNNNNNNNNNNNNNNNNNNNNNNNNNNNNNNNNNNNNNNNNNNNNNNNNNNNNNNNNNNNNNNNNNNNNNNNNNNATGGAAAGGGAGGAATAGCTAATTGTGAACAAATGAATGACGTAGCTAAGTACTGTGTCGATCATTCGTTTGATAGTGGTGGAATGTTTATGTAGCCGTGACTGATAAGGTCATTCCACTGTAAAGAAATTCCAGTCTTCACATAATTCTTAGCTTTGTTTATTGATTATCAGACATCTCGAACACCGACTTTGGTTAAAGTTCAAACTAGATCTTAAAGCTTGTATATAAGGCTGAAGAACTGGTGTTAGCAGATGAAGAACTGCTCTATGCAGATTAGACAAATTTGGAAAGGTTTATGGCTTCGTGGCTGCGTTCctctatttaattataatttaccTATTATCTTCGATGCATCTTTTGATCTATATcgtcacaaaaggaaaaaataaataaatacttcagTTTACTTATTACACAAACAAATACTGCCCAGTATGCAGGTCTATTAGACCCATTACAGTTCTATTGAATGACGTCATCTCTAGCCTTAAAGACTGCGTTTTCAAGCCTTTTGTCTGCTTATTCGAATCTCGTCTGTTCATAGAATTCCCGGCGACACCCAACCCATCTCNNNNNNNNNNNNNNNNNNNNNNNNNNNNNNNNNNNNNNNNNNCCTAAACTTCCCccgatcctcctccctctcccctcgtagtccctccctacccctccctccctcctcaccagACCTGCAGCTGTGAGGACggacttcccttcccttcctggcCGACGACCTTGGCGTTTGCATTTGGGATTCTTCCTCTGGCTGAGTCATGCAACTGCAGTGTTTGGCGTAAaatcacataaaacaaaataaattggaAGAGGGTGGCTATTTACTTAAAACGTATCTACCCAAAACAGGTGAAAGGAGCAACAATAAATAGAGGAAGATGtgctacaaaatattaaaattcgcCCGTGAAAATTCCATTCCCGANNNNNNNNNNNNNNNNNNATGTATTCTATGGTATTCTGGTTGTTATTTTTCGATTAGTAtgaccccgctctctctccttttccttgccTTTATACTAAGTTAATGGGAACCAATTTCCGTTCTTTGGGAACTAAACAAGAAAGCTGGATTCGTTGACTGTATCCTAATATAGTATTGAGGTTAATGATAATACATGcagcatttcaaaaaaaaattgagacaaaCTCGACCCTACACATATGAGATTTTTGGTCCAGTGAGCTTAACAAATTAGTACCAAGCTATCTGCATTTTCAGCAATATAAACTACTCGTAAGTTGAAACTACAAGAAATACAGACATTAAAAGTTACCCAATCACCTATAGTAAACACATTACGAATCATTAGTCATTATACAGTAGTCATATCAAAGCTTACTCAAGTATTATATTTAGTGGCCTTGAACATTACCTAAGTGGCTAATAATCACCATATTGCCATCTAATATTGGCTAACATAGCAGCCATATTAGCCTTTATCCAAGTTCATACAATATTTTGTTGATAGCATAAATGCCAATTAATGATGGACAAAAAACAATCTACGAAATACaacaaatcatttaaaaaaatactaatcaacTACTCTCTACTATGTTTACCATGATCATAAGGCTACGACAGGTTAAACAAAGAACAAGGAtgctaataatacaaaaatacaagttTCACGAAATATATTTACACTAGTTGAAAACAAATATCCATGTCTGTACATGAGACACGACGATTTCCTAGTTTTCTCAGCATAAAAACCCTGAATATCATAAGCAATAGTTCTCTGGCACAAGCTCAGTGGTAGTAATTGTAAAATGGTATATTGGACCACAGCTGTGTAAGTATACCATGCACGAAAGAATTACCCATTACGTAATCTTGCATTGCTCTTTTTTAAATTCCTTGTATTATGGCatgctgtatgtatacacacactgaaACAAATAAGTAATCATGACCTGAATCAAACCTCTTTCATAAAATGTATCACTAGTGTTGTCAAAATCATATTTATGATGCAATGAGAGATCAAAGTTCAAAACTTATGATCAAATTTGGATAGGGGAACAAAGTTTAATGAACATTAGAAAAACAATCAAAACAGATTCTATTGCTGAATATTAACAGGATAAAATTCTTAAACACAAATAGTTAACATGAGTGATTAAACTATGATCATAAATTCCAACCTTCACATAATTCTTGGCTTTGTTTATTGATTAACAAACATCTTGAACACTGACTTTGGTAAAAATTCAAACTAGATCTTAAATCTTGTACATAAATTACtccacagtaaataaataaattcatctttcatgataaaaataacccTATAAGACACTTTCATATGTGGAaacaaaatcaacagaaaaaaaataatgaaaaataaaaatgttactgCATAGGAGACATTAGTAACAGATACTTCCTTCCACCTGCTTGCTTCAAATGAAAGGATTTGCTCTCGAGAGAAATGTTTGACCTGGACAAGCGCAGCGAGGAAAGGGACGGTATCTTGCACTTCTCGAAATATCACCTTTGGCCAATTTTTCCCTCAACTTTGCACATTTTGGGGAGATATTCCCTTATCTATAATTTTGATGCTTATAAAAAGGCTGTCTGCATTAGCTGCTTCTGTCTGTAGTCAGTCTGTAGGATTCcaaatatattccatatatttctCATCTTTTGGCTGTTACANNNNNNNNNNNNNNNNNNNNNNNNNNNNNNNNNNNNNAAGGAGGAAAATAACTGGAATGGACACGCTCTGTAAAAACTACACTGAATAATTGTAGAATTCTCCTCCATtatttataaacaattatatatttatttaaacctTCCACTTGAATTATACATAAATCTACCTTCACTCAGCAAATGCaatcacaaataatatattttgctgATGAAACAGGAGATTACAAGTTCAAATtgctatttctctcattttcttcccgaTAGCTTAGGAAATTAAACTGAAATCTCTACTCACTGCTGTAACAACAAATTCAGGCCTTTCCACTGGCTGATATGGAGCTCCTTAATGCCATATAGGTTCAATAATAAAAGTCTTTAGATAACTCATAACAAATAtctagtatatacatgtacatgcatacaagcacctacaaacacacaaagcCCTTTCAAgttatttcattttcaaaatcaaTGCAACCAGCTATCAACAGATACTCTTTATAGGTATTCAGAAGGAATGTTGCAGTAGAGATAGTGTAAGCAAAATTTAAAaggattaatataaataaatattggtaactaaaattataaaaagctGGACTTAAATCTGCCGTAAGTATCTCTGGTAAATGACAACTTTTGCGAATCTTCAGGCTCTCAAAAATGTTTTCGTTCTTCAAAGTTTTAGTTCTCAGAAATGTCATGATGGTGAATCCTAGGCTTTTGTTCAGactgaaaatacttttttttctctcccttttgatGTAATAAATTAAATCAAAAGGTAAAATCTATCACAGTTATCTATAATTTGCAGATCTTGATATCTCAAGTCAATAAAACATTTTCCTATTACCTTTTAATTCCtaggaattaaaaatatatatcaatgccAAATAACTGTTCCTAAATTTTTCTACAATCCTCTGTTAGACTGGACAATAATTACTGACAAGGGGGGATCTTATAAAATCATGAAGAGCTTCACTCTTCTTTCAACTTCCAATCATAAGGCAAAACTGTTACCATAAcatgaaggggggagaaaaaaaaaaaagttcttagtATGCTTGGGAGCCACATCTTGGCATAGTAATTTTGCTAAAGTCAACATTGCTTTCCTATTAAACTTGAAATCAGATGACCCCACAATCAAACATCCATAATGGGAGTTGTTTCCTATACCTACAAAATACTTGAAGCACCGCCACCACAAGCAGAGGGGGAAAAGCTAACTTTTAAGGGGAAGGAATAGactaaatggaaaaaagaaaaagggagagagatggggaaaaactactacaaggagaaggggaaagctaGTATACGAAGGNNNNNNNNNNNNNNNNNNNNNNNNNNNNNNNNNNNNNNNNNNNNNNNNNNNNNGACAGAACTAAATGATGAGAGTAAAAGAATAACTTACAAAGACAGGAGTATGAGACAGACTCTATTGAGTGTATGTGTAAgcatgtgcttgtgtgcatgcaTTTGTCATACCTGCCTTACTTTACTAAACCaagaaagatttaaattttttggcttATAACAAACATCTCTAAAAAGAAGCATTTTCAAGGAGAGGTATTGTGAGAACGAGGTTACCCGCTTATTCTTTATACACTGAATCACCatctgaaaatatatatgcaacaggAAGAATCAGATACATAAATTACTATACAGCATAATGTTGCATGTCTTGTTCATAAATCATTCTCCAGGTGTGATAGATGCAGTGCAAGTCTCACTAGTTTTGCAGGAACCTGAACGAATATCAATCACAATAtaagtgataagaaaaataaaagtaaataaacaaacaaagagaaattaACCAAAATATCTATTAGAAAAGAAACACGCAAGGCACTAATTACTTTCAACAAAATTATGAACAACTATTCAAGATTCACAGTTTCTCTTTCATATCACTGGATCTCCCAAATAACATATAAGAGgtaatatatgatgaaataaatcAGAGCAAATTGTAAAAAGAGTGAGATAAAGATCACAGTAATTACAATGGCAAAAATATGTtacgatatataaatattttttggtgtgttgaaCTGTGAAATCCACTTTGACCTCTAAAATCAGTAACTGCTTACCGTTTAgtagaaaaaaatctgaagataTAAAACAATGGCAtctataaataaaacacagaaaaacaaaatgaaataaaaacaaacgaagTATGTTATTGCATATGTACGAATGTACTTCTATAGAGTATTATTTTCTATTAGTTTCTCATTTTTGCAATGCataactcattaaaaaaaaaaggtccataTAACTATTCTGAGGAAGGCAGGTCTGGGGGAAGGAGCaagggagggtaaaaaaaaaatatatcaataaatcaaaTGTACATGATTATTTGTCAGTTTCTCATACTCTGATTCAGGATTACAGTGCAATAACAAATATTTGTTCTGAATACAAAATACTTGATCCCCAATGCTTGCAAATAAAAGCATTATATAGTTCCTAAGTTAAATATCACACCCAGTTTGCCTACTAGTGGAAATCATCCCTCCACAGCACAGCCTATTCACTTGGCATTGCTGGACACATAACATACGTATCGAATAcgtaatgaaatagaaaaatcttttcttttttaatatgtatatatatctataacttttCCGTGGATTCATGTGGTAGAATGATGGGTATATGAAAAACACCTAATAATGAACCGTATATTAcatgaaaatgtttatatatgtaagtgaCACATTCTAACATCATGAAGTCCTTTccctgtttttatttaaatttgcacAACATCGCAAATTGATGAGACTACTGCGGCTGTGAGAGTGCGGTTTTCAAGTAATCCAGGGTGTTAGATAGGAGAGTCCCTTCAGTGCTCTTGCCGTCAACTGTGAGGCGACTCGATGCCTGGAGGAAGCAATACTTGTATTAGAAGGCAAATATCAAAACTGTGGTTAGCAATAATTATGTAGTGAAATAAttggtaataatagaaaattattatcacaataattccTATAAATAtagcacaataaaaataattttgttttgcccttgcagcacacacacactgactatcTGGCTTTAACCCAGGCCATTCCATCTCAAACCCCAAAGCTATCCATACTGGTGACATCCTTCTTACCTGGTACTTGACTAGGAGGCACACGTGGTGTCCATGGAGGGACCGGCCGTAGAGGGAGGCAGTTTGttccacacactccaccacaGCCAAGCTTCCTCCCCGGGTCAGTTCATCCAAAACCTGTGAGTGGAGGAtttgtattatcttattatcttgagagaaaaggagaatatgaAAAAGGACATTAAAGAGAAAAATTTGGTGGTAGATAAATGTGAGAGAACAGAGAAGCAACCAATCTGATTCTGTCcactttattttttcaatttactcaCTCACCCTACTTAATCAGTTAAGTAgcctaaaattataatatttcacGAAAACCAAACTGAACTGAagacaataaatgatgatcaaAAGCATTTTTCTTACCTCTTGGAATGAGCGTGAACAACTTGGAAGCGTGAAAGAAGATCTGGCAGACAGCTGACCTGAACCTAAAAGATCTGTGAACGTTGCACGACTTGCGGTCTTGCCAGAGAGGAATGTTACAACAGGAAAGTCGAGGCGAAGAGAGATATCACTATTACCAATACCTTcctgaaaagacaaaaatatctaTGGTGATTTTCAGCTCTCTTATGGGTCTATAACATATTTTTACCTGCTTTTACCTCAAGCACTTTTTATTTGAGTTGAATGTTTGTACACACAACCCATGACCATAAATCCAATCATACaggttaaaacaaaataaatattcacCCAAAATTAATACAGCACAGAAAATAATTCAAAACAATCAACATAAATTCTTTGCACTGAAGAGTCTCAACACCAACCTGAGTATAGGAGAGAGAACCTCGTAGCTTGTGAGGGATTGTGTCATCATCTGCCGTGAAGGAGAATTGGCTCTCACGTGATCTGCCAGCCTCTAAGGTCCAAGGGAGATTCACTGTGTCTGATTCTGGGTCCTGAAAGATTTGGAAAGGAGAGCTGAACACCTGGTCAGAgacaactttttatatatatatatgaagaaaaggaagtaaaaaggaaGTAAAANNNNNNNNNNNNNNNNNNNNNNNNNNNNNNNNNNNNNNNNNNNNNNNNNNNNNNNNNNNNNNNNNNNNNNNNNNNNNNNNNNNNNNNNNNNNNNNNNNNNGTATTGGGNNNNNNNNNNNNNNNNNNNNNNNNNNNNNNNNNNNNNNNNNNNNNNNNNNNNNNNNNNNNNNNNNNNNNNNNNNNNNNNNNNNNNNNNCACAAAGGCAAAAAATTCCCAATGAGAAAGAGATGTATTCATGTTACAAAATTCCTCACAAAAAGACTTACCGTTCTTATCATCTTCAAGGCATCAGAATCAGGTACAATCAACTGGAGTTTGCTGATATCTTTCGAAGACTGATTGGAGAATGTAATACAAACTAAAACTTGACTCATAATACCATCCATAGCTGCAGTTGTGTACATCTGAAATAAATGTGAATCCTCTATTAACAAGaggcagttaaaaaaaaagtaagactaaacataaaatctataaaaatgagacactgagaaaaaaaagtaaatatacaatCAATGTAAAAAAGTAGCTGTTTTAGTTTCACCAACAACAGGAATTAAAGAAACGGACATTTACCTTNNNNNNNNNNNNNNNNNNNNNNNNNNNNNNNNNNNNNNNNNNNNNNNNNNNNNNNNNNNTTTACCTTTGATGATTAATATTGGAAATAGTCTCACCCTCAAGAGCAAAGACTCACCATCTTAATGGCGGAATCCTCGGCGAGTAATCTTGCGAGTGGCTGGGACTGTTCCGACGCCTCCATggctgccttctcctcctccccctcctgtgtGACCAGGCCATTGGTCTCCTCGTACTCATCCCGATTGCGGCTCATGGATTCTGGCTCTTCCCTggccttcttcttgctcttcttctcatgcttctctttctccttcttggccttcttctcctttttggtTTTGGACTTTTTAGATTTGCTCTGTTCAGAAGAGGGGGACGTTGGGGGTGAACAGGTTTGATGTTGGTTGCTGGTGCAATTCACAATTTTCATATGACCAATGGTTTCTAGCTTACTTATTTTTTACACactcacatctccccccccccctgcccccacaaacacacatacagaaNNNNNNNNNNNNNNNNNNNNNNNNNNNNNNNNNNNNNNNNNNNNgagggagggagggagggagggagggagggagggagggagggggagggggggaggagagggtgaaaagggtgaagagggaggagaggaagagggaggagagggtggagaggaagagggagaagagggtggagaggaagagggagaagagggtggagaggaagagggagaggatggagaggaagagggagagggagaagagggggagaggaagaaggaagctaAGTGAAGAGAACTGANNNNNNNNNNNNNNNNNNNNNNNNNNNNNNNNNNNNNNNNNACAAATGAgatgaaagaatataaaaagaccaTCCAATACCTCTTCTTTACTATGTAATTCTGTGGATGATAACTGGGCTACTTTGTCAGCATCTTCTATGTGGGTTTTGGCATGAGGGTTCTCCGGGGAGAGCCAGAAGTCCAGATCATCAGATtgctaaaatcagaaaaaaacatctGTAAATTCTCAGACCTGTTATATGCTGCTTCAACCTCTACTGACATTGTATTAGGAGAAAATTAAAGCTATAAAGAAACACTGAAGtgcaagaaagaaatatatatacattaagacACTGCTAATAATGTATATCACTCACCGGTTCTTTACTACTAGATTCTTCTACCCCATTAATGTGGTTTGCTGTGCTAGGAACTGTTTCATCGTTGAGTGACGTCTCCTTGAGTGGGTCTATGAGGTCTAAGATGAGGCTCTCCTCCTTCTTTGGAACACCATTCTTCTTCCTGgacactttcttctcctctttcttgctcttcttccctttctccttcttatccttcttttcctttttgccaCTGGATTTCTTCTTGGCAGGAGATGCTAGGAGATTCGCTTCATCATGGTTATCAGAGCTGGCTTTACAGGGAACTTCGTAATGGCTTCTGGTAGGAAGAACTTCATTAGGTGCAAGGGGCCTGCAAcagaaattgaataaataaacaagcagacATAAAGATTATTCTCAAATATTTAAGAACTAAGCTGTTTGCACAATACTAGAACATANNNNNNNNNNNNNNNNNNNNNNNNTGCTtgaggagaacaagaaaacatGAATAGACAGATCGAGAGCTTTACACTCACTCATCAAGATTTATGTCCAGTGCTCTGTGTGGATCGTCTTCTGGCCGATCATCAGGTTCATTTTCATCAGAGAAGTTAGCACCTTCAGGCATCTCACCTACATCTGTGTTTACTACATGGGTTCGAGGCACATCCTTAAGGGGGGAACATGAAGTCTTGTGTTACTTAGGCATTTGCAGTTACCTTcaaaaataaatctaatataataagTCTTCTGATTTATctgatgaatagtaataataatattcatNNNNNNNNNNNNNNNNNNNNNNNNNNNNNNNNNNNNNNNNTGAAATCCAAGCATATACAAAAGTATACTACAtacagcaaaaataaaacactttaaTAGGCCTCACCTCATCACTACTTGAagatgcaacacctctcttcttGCTGCGTTTCTTGTGCTTCTTATCACGTTTCTTACCactcccctgccttccctccaCAAATTGATACTTGTCCAAGGAGGCCATGCCTGTGCNNNNNNNNNNNNNNNNNNNNNNNNNNNNNNNNNNNNNNNNNNNNNNNNNNNNNNNGAGATAGTGGAAATCTATGAAAAAATTGTAATTTATATCCTGTATActcaaacgaaggaaaaaaaataaaatccaatcaTGGTAACTAGACCTTGCTAGAATACAGAAATGAATTAATATCTACTTGGTAACATGAAATCATAACAAAATATCAAACATGCAACTGACTCTATAATTTCTCCTCCACTCTCAATATTCAATATCTCATTTAGTCAAAtgtactccctcactccctctcaagATCNNNNNNNNNNNNNNNNNNNNNNNNNNNNNNNNNNNNNNNTTTGTTTTCACCAACCTGGTATCTTGAGAGAAACATTTAGATCAAGAGCAGCCACAGGGATCTCGTCCACCTGCAAGCTGTTATGGTTGGGCCTCGGGGATGAATGCGACTTGACATAATACGGATTGCTTGCCTGCTCAGCCCTTCTTGCGTCCCGTCGCTGTGGGTAAAACAGAAAAATCAGATTCAAGCTAAAGCTTCATGACAGTCATAATAATTGCTGAACTAttaattacatagatatatactcaGGTCAATCATAGAATGACAAAAGACtgaaccaacattaaaaaaaaaacaatcttccaCTCCCTCGAcataaaacgaagaaataaaagaacagaTCAATTAGCCCATTCTGCTAAGGAACAATAATGACTACTGACCTTCTGGAGCTCTTCCTCTGTTGGCTCGTATTTCTCCTTCTTACGCTCTTTAGATGAAGGGTCATTTTTCACGAATATTTCCTTCTTGAAGacatcatccttttcctcttcctcactctcagaTGGTGGATCGTTAATCCAGACATCAAGATCCAGTCTAATGGACAGCagaatatacattattttgttaACTGGATAGGAAGACNNNNNNNNNNNNNNNNNNNNNNNNNNNNNNNNNNNNNNNNNNNNNNNNNNNNNNNNNNNNNNNNNNNNNNNNNNNNNNNNNNNgggggggggagggggggagtgtatgtgtgtgcactgcTTATATTTATAGACTAATTATTACACTTATATTCAAAACCTAAATCCTAAATATATGAAGCTCTTCAAAAAGACAAGGAATTCCATGCAACGCCTACCCTTCTGGTAGTGGAACTTTCTTCTGGGCCTTTGGAGCCACGGGATTCAGTTCCCCTGTTAGCAGGAGAGTCAGATCGGAACCTATCTTATCTCCGTTCTTGTGGCACTTTTGGACATAGTTGACGAGTTGCAGGATACACGATGCACGCTCCTGTACCTCCAGATCCCCAGATGACACGAACACAGGTAATTTCTCAAGAAGCAGACTTGTAACCTGAAAATTGAAAGATTagattacttttatttctttttttccctttctttttttattctaatgaAAATATCAGTNNNNNNNNNNNNNNNNNNNNNNNNNNNNNNNNNNNNNNNNNNNNNNNNNNNNNNNNNNNNNNNNNNNNN
This Penaeus monodon isolate SGIC_2016 chromosome 19, NSTDA_Pmon_1, whole genome shotgun sequence DNA region includes the following protein-coding sequences:
- the LOC119585208 gene encoding AP-3 complex subunit delta-1-like (The sequence of the model RefSeq protein was modified relative to this genomic sequence to represent the inferred CDS: added 115 bases not found in genome assembly), with product MALRKVKGNLERMFDKNLTDLVRGIRNNKETEPKYIAQCMEEIKTELRQDNLAVKANAVAKLTYLQMLGYDISWAGFNIIEVMSSPKFTFKRIGYLAASQCFHQDTEVLMLTTNMIRKDLNSQNMYDSGTALTGLACFISGDLARDLANDVMTLLTSTKPYLRKKAVLLLYKVFLKFPEALRPAFPRLKEKLEDPDPGVQSAAVNVICELARKNPKNYLSLAPVFFKLMTSSTNNWMLIKIIKLFGALTPLEPRLGKKLIEPLTNLIHSTSAMSLLYECINTVIAVLISISSGMPNHNASIQLCVQKLRILIEDSDQNLKYLGLLAMSKILKTHPKSVQAHKDLVLQCLDDKDESIRLRALDLLYGMVSKKTVMEIVRRLMTHMDRAEGTMYRDELLQKIILICSQNNYQYITNFEWYISVLVELCRMEGTQHGGLIANQLMDVAIRVVAVREFTVGQMALLLDNAHVIVGPAAARSSIAEVLYAAAWICGEFSQLLANPKATLESMVRGKVVSLPGHIQAIYVHNMLKLYAHIISTAEEEEDSEMIEEVTSLLLEKLPVFVSSGDLEVQERASCILQLVNYVQKCHKNGDKIGSDLTLLLTGELNPVAPKAQKKVPLPEGLDLDVWINDPPSESEEEEKDDVFKKEIFVKNDPSSKERKKEKYEPTEEELQKRRDARRAEQASNPYYVKSHSSPRPNHNSLQVDEIPVAALDLNVSLKIPGMASLDKYQFVEGRQGSGKKRDKKHKKRSKKRGVASSSSDEDVPRTHVVNTDVGEMPEGANFSDENEPDDRPEDDPHRALDINLDEPLAPNEVLPTRSHYEVPCKASSDNHDEANLLASPAKKKSSGKKEKKDKKEKGKKSKKEEKKVSRKKNGVPKKEESLILDLIDPLKETSLNDETVPSTANHINGVEESSSKEPQSDDLDFWLSPENPHAKTHIEDADKVAQLSSTELHSKEESKSKKSKTKKEKKAKKEKEKHEKKSKKKAREEPESMSRNRDEYEETNGLVTQEGEEEKAAMEASEQSQPLARLLAEDSAIKMMYTTAAMDGIMSQVLVCITFSNQSSKDISKLQLIVPDSDALKMIRTDPESDTVNLPWTLEAGRSRESQFSFTADDDTIPHKLRGSLSYTQEGIGNSDISLRLDFPVVTFLSGKTASRATFTDLLGSGQLSARSSFTLPSCSRSFQEVLDELTRGGSLAVVECVEQTASLYGRSLHGHHVCLLVKYQASSRLTVDGKSTEGTLLSNTLDYLKTALSQPQ